The nucleotide window TTATCCATGATATGAGCTGGGGCAGCGTTAGTGACTATCATGAAGCGCAAAAACAACGCGACTTAGCCGAAGAAGCAGAGAAAAAAGCCGACATGAACAAAGAACTATCTCAATCATTCGATGACTTAATGGATGAACTTGAAAAGAAAACGAAGAAAAGTAAAGAAATCATCAAAGATAAAGCGCAAAACTTTACTACAATGGTAGATGAAATTATCGAACGCGAAAAACAAAATTTCAAGAAACCAGAAAAAGCTTCTATGGAAGACCAATTAAATGAACTTGAAAAAGAAGCAGCAAAAGAACAACCAAAAGAAGAAAAAGAAGTTTTAATTCCAGAATTAGAGAAAAAAGAAGAAGATCAAGATACCGAGAAATAAAACCTTTAGCGCAGAATTAATGTTCTGCGCTTTTTTTGTGCGCAGAATTTTTTGGTTATTTTACTTTTTTTCGGGTAAAGAGGAAAAGATAAGTTGCATTTTAATAGATACATGCTATAATAATTGGTATAGACCGATTTAACGAGGAGGCAATACGTAATGACTAATAAAGTAATTACTAACGCTACAATTTATACTGGTAAAGGTGTTCTAGAAAATGCTTTCGTACGTTTTGATAAACAGATAACAGAAGTTGGCTCCATGGCTAATTTTCAAGCGGACAAAGCAGAAGAAGTAATCGATGCAAAAGGACAAAAACTTGTTCCTGGTTTCATTGATGTTCATTCACACGGTGGTTATAGTTTTGACGCAATGGATGCGGATCCAGAAGCACTTAGAAAACAAGTGAATGGTATGTTAAATGAAGGGATTACTACTTACTTCCCAACAACAATGACACAATCACATGAAAATATCGAAAAAGCGCTAAAAGTGATTAATGAAGTCGCTCAAACAGAACCTGTTATTGGCGGGATTCATTTGGAAGGTCCATTTGTTTCCAAAGTCTTTAAAGGAGCGCAACCGGAAGAATACATTCAAGCACCTGACTTGGAACTATTCAAAAAATGGTTTGATATTTCTGGAGGCTTAATTAAATTAGTTACTTATGCACCAGAACATGATACTTCTGCTGATTTTGAAAATTTGTGTTTTGAATTAGGCGTTGTTCCAAGTATTGGTCACTCTAATGATGTGCGCGAACACTTGAAAACAAGTAAAGCGACACATGCGACACATTTATATAATGCTTGTCACAGGATGACACACCGTGAGCCAGGCGTTCCAGGTCATGTTTTATTAGAACGCGGTATTAATGCAGAATTAATCGTTGATGGTATTCACGTTCATCCTGATATGGTGAAATTAGCTTACCAAATGAAAGGGCCAGAACATTTATGCATTATTACTGACTCGATGCGAGCAAAAGGGATGCCAGAAGGAAAATCAGAACTTGGCGGCCAAACAGTTATCGTAAAAGATAAACAAGCTCGTTTAGAAGACGGAACTTTAGCCGGAAGCGTACTTACTTATGACGACGGTTTCCGCAACATGATTAAATTCACCGGGTGTTCGGTAGAAGAAGCAGTTCTTATGTCTTCTGGAAACCAAGCACGTGAATTCAACTTAACACAAAAAGGTGCAATCCAAGCTGGTAAAGATGCAGATTTTAACTTACTAGATGAAGATTTACACATTACAGCAACTTATTCATTCGGAAAAAAACATTCTTGAGAGGAAGATATTAATATGCAACTTATCACAACAGAAAATAAATTAGCAGGTTCCAAAAAAGCACTAGAAATCATTGAAAAAGGTATCACATCTGGTGAAGTAAAAACACTTGGTCTAGCAACAGGCAGCACTCCAGAAACACTTTACGCTGAGTTTGTAAAAAGCGACGTGGATACTAAAAATGTAACAACAACGAACCTAGATGAATATGTAGGTCTTGCAGCAAATGACCCAAACAGTTATCATTACTATATGAACGACTTATTATTCTCTAAAAAAGCATTTAAAGAAAGTTTCTTACCAAACGGAGAAGCGACTGATGCAGAAGCAGAGTGCGCACGTTATGAAGAAATTTTATCTGAGCACCCAGTTGATATTCAAGTGCTTGGTATTGGTACAAACGGCCACATCGGTTTTAACGAACCAGGAACTTCTTTTGATTCGTTAACACATAAAGTCGTTTTAACAGATTCTACTCGTGAAGCAAACAAACGCTTTTTCGAAAGAGAAGAAGATGTTCCAACACATGCTTATTCTATGGGAATTAAATCCATCATGAATGCGAAGAAAATTATCCTACTTGCTTTTGGTGAAAACAAAGCACAAGCAATCAAAGAAACTATTAAAGGACCTGTAGATGTGAATTGTCCTGCTTCTGTACTTCAAAATCATCCAGATGTTACTGTGATTCTTGACAACGAGGCGGCGTCACTTCTATAAGAAGAGGGCGGGAAAATGATCGATAAACAATCAGGAATACCGATTTACATTCAGATTCAAAGTGAAATTAAAAAGAAAATGGAAGATGGCGTCTGGAAAGTAGGGACATCCATCCCAGCTGAGCGTCAACTTGCGGAAATGTTCCACGTTAGCCGAATGACTGTAAGACAAGCCATTCAAGGCCTAGTCGATGATAACATTTTGCAAAGACGTGTTGGTGCAGGTACTTTTATTGCGGAAAAGAAATTAACGGAACGACTTGAAGCAGTTACGAGTTTTACGAATTTGATGTTACAAGAAGGAAAAGTTCCTTCGACACGAATCGTATCGTATGGCATTCGTCCGGCAAGTACGCAAGAACAAGAAGCGCTGCAACTGCCAGAAAATAGCAATGTAATGAAAATTGAGCGGATTCGTTACGGCGACCGCGTGCCAATTCTTTATGAAGTTGCTGCCATTCCAGAAAAAATTGCTTCACTGCTGACAAAGGAAGACATTATGGATTCTCTTTATAAAGCAATTGAATTAAAACTTGGTCAAACAATTGGAGAAGCGGAGCAAATTATGGAAGCTTCTTTAGTATCAGAAAAAATTGCGCCATATCTTGATGTGAAACTCGGATCACCGGTTATGAAACTTCGGCAAATTACAACGTTAGAAGACGGTCGACCATTTGAATTTACTCGTTCCCAGTATGTAGGTAGTAGATTTCAATTTGTAGCTAGGATTAAACAATAAATAAAAAGCTTGAAGCAAACGCAAACTGCTTCAAGCTTTTTTGCATAATGATTTTCGTTGTCTTTTTGCAAATAAAAAAGTATAATGAGATGAGTAAAAAATTTGCGGGGAGGACTAGCCATGAGCTGGATGATTATTTTTATATGTTTTGGCGCGTCCGTACTACTTACACCGCTAATTCGAAAAATAGCACTCTACTTTGATATTACAGATAAACCAGATCAACGTCGCATTAACACTAAGCCAATTCCGAGCTTGGGTGGGCTAGCAATATTTATAAGTTTTTCTATCGGAATGTTTTTACTTCCAATTGAAAACGAATTCTTATGGCCGCTCTTGATTGCGGCATTTGTTATGGTTTTGACTGGGTTATTAGATGATATTATGGAATTTAAAGCAAGATATAAATTAATTGGTCAAGTTACTGCTGCTTTTATTA belongs to Listeria swaminathanii and includes:
- the nagA gene encoding N-acetylglucosamine-6-phosphate deacetylase; translation: MTNKVITNATIYTGKGVLENAFVRFDKQITEVGSMANFQADKAEEVIDAKGQKLVPGFIDVHSHGGYSFDAMDADPEALRKQVNGMLNEGITTYFPTTMTQSHENIEKALKVINEVAQTEPVIGGIHLEGPFVSKVFKGAQPEEYIQAPDLELFKKWFDISGGLIKLVTYAPEHDTSADFENLCFELGVVPSIGHSNDVREHLKTSKATHATHLYNACHRMTHREPGVPGHVLLERGINAELIVDGIHVHPDMVKLAYQMKGPEHLCIITDSMRAKGMPEGKSELGGQTVIVKDKQARLEDGTLAGSVLTYDDGFRNMIKFTGCSVEEAVLMSSGNQAREFNLTQKGAIQAGKDADFNLLDEDLHITATYSFGKKHS
- a CDS encoding glucosamine-6-phosphate deaminase, which encodes MQLITTENKLAGSKKALEIIEKGITSGEVKTLGLATGSTPETLYAEFVKSDVDTKNVTTTNLDEYVGLAANDPNSYHYYMNDLLFSKKAFKESFLPNGEATDAEAECARYEEILSEHPVDIQVLGIGTNGHIGFNEPGTSFDSLTHKVVLTDSTREANKRFFEREEDVPTHAYSMGIKSIMNAKKIILLAFGENKAQAIKETIKGPVDVNCPASVLQNHPDVTVILDNEAASLL
- a CDS encoding GntR family transcriptional regulator; this encodes MIDKQSGIPIYIQIQSEIKKKMEDGVWKVGTSIPAERQLAEMFHVSRMTVRQAIQGLVDDNILQRRVGAGTFIAEKKLTERLEAVTSFTNLMLQEGKVPSTRIVSYGIRPASTQEQEALQLPENSNVMKIERIRYGDRVPILYEVAAIPEKIASLLTKEDIMDSLYKAIELKLGQTIGEAEQIMEASLVSEKIAPYLDVKLGSPVMKLRQITTLEDGRPFEFTRSQYVGSRFQFVARIKQ